In Janthinobacterium sp. J1-1, a single genomic region encodes these proteins:
- a CDS encoding helicase-related protein, which yields MTSSAPPASTPADSNDLAEDNNDATLVAELGELAEHVRLVKMEGRVFVRFSGEVRAGGLRVPYALVPSQGVLARPAKWRKMDREAKLALVRERAGQAVFDELRQHVIDFVADIAGQSEDVDADPMLFLHTLADMQTSEPAGMVFDRIRQRFNHAIERQQEEQHAARTRQSINLAEYPASFEMARRLPRRFVALLGPTNSGKTHRAMEALVKAKNGVYLAPLRLLALENYERLQEARPHGKPLAVNLITGEERRTVDNATHVASTVEMLDTKTVVEVAVIDEIQMLADPDRGAAWTAAVCGAPAHTVYLVGAPEARRAIEALAERLECPLEVHVLKRMAPLSMEPTAVRKVRNLRRGDAVIAFSRREVLMWRDMITETGLSVATVYGNLSPEVRRAQAQRFRDGTADIVVGTDALAMGLNMPIARIVMTTSVKYNGREEEEISAALARQIAGRAGRYGVHEEGLVAGYDNETHEVMRALLKEKLHPLNTSGFAVAPSLEHLHRISSVTGEQSLSKLLRRFIHNIDVPDGFFFPRITEDQKERALWLDTLPLSVADKFTLSLVPISSKVPSLQTAWEHWSKNLSLGKTSTLRQHAYGGGTQNLQQVEDTCRYYSAYAWLSYRLPEFFPDIAVAQNLSRDASERVDSILRAHNAASRGKSKKFRS from the coding sequence ATGACTTCCTCCGCACCACCCGCCAGCACTCCTGCCGACAGCAACGACCTCGCCGAAGACAATAACGACGCCACCCTGGTGGCGGAACTGGGCGAACTGGCCGAGCATGTGCGGCTGGTGAAGATGGAAGGCCGCGTGTTCGTGCGCTTTTCGGGCGAAGTTCGCGCGGGCGGCTTGCGCGTGCCGTATGCGCTGGTGCCGAGCCAGGGCGTGCTGGCGCGGCCGGCCAAGTGGCGCAAGATGGACCGCGAGGCCAAGCTGGCGCTGGTGCGCGAACGGGCCGGGCAAGCCGTGTTTGACGAGCTGCGCCAGCATGTGATCGATTTCGTGGCCGATATCGCCGGCCAGAGCGAGGACGTCGACGCCGACCCGATGCTGTTCCTGCATACCCTGGCCGACATGCAGACGTCGGAGCCGGCCGGCATGGTGTTCGACCGCATCCGCCAGCGCTTCAACCACGCCATCGAGCGCCAGCAGGAAGAACAGCATGCGGCGCGCACGCGCCAGAGCATCAACCTGGCCGAATATCCGGCCTCGTTCGAGATGGCGCGCCGGCTGCCGCGCCGCTTTGTCGCGCTGCTGGGTCCCACCAATTCCGGCAAGACGCACCGCGCGATGGAAGCGCTGGTAAAAGCGAAAAACGGCGTCTACCTGGCGCCACTGCGCCTGCTGGCGCTGGAAAACTACGAGCGCCTGCAGGAGGCACGGCCACACGGCAAACCGCTGGCGGTCAACCTGATCACGGGCGAAGAGCGCCGCACGGTGGACAACGCCACCCACGTGGCCAGCACGGTGGAGATGCTGGACACGAAAACCGTGGTCGAGGTGGCCGTCATCGACGAGATCCAGATGCTGGCCGATCCGGACCGGGGTGCGGCCTGGACGGCGGCCGTCTGCGGCGCGCCGGCCCACACCGTCTACCTGGTGGGCGCACCGGAAGCGCGGCGCGCGATCGAGGCGCTGGCCGAACGGCTGGAGTGTCCGCTGGAGGTGCATGTGCTGAAACGCATGGCGCCGCTGTCGATGGAGCCCACCGCCGTGCGCAAGGTGCGCAACCTGCGCCGTGGCGACGCGGTGATCGCGTTTTCGCGCCGCGAAGTGCTGATGTGGCGCGACATGATCACGGAAACCGGGCTGTCGGTGGCCACCGTCTACGGCAATCTGTCGCCCGAAGTGCGGCGCGCGCAGGCGCAGCGTTTTCGCGACGGCACAGCCGATATCGTGGTCGGCACCGATGCGCTGGCGATGGGCCTGAACATGCCGATCGCGCGCATCGTGATGACCACCAGCGTCAAGTACAACGGGCGCGAAGAGGAAGAGATTTCGGCCGCGCTGGCGCGCCAGATCGCCGGGCGCGCGGGCCGCTATGGCGTGCATGAAGAAGGACTGGTGGCCGGCTACGACAACGAGACGCATGAAGTGATGCGCGCCCTGCTCAAGGAAAAGCTGCACCCGCTGAATACCAGCGGCTTTGCCGTGGCGCCGTCGCTGGAACACTTGCACCGGATTTCGTCGGTGACGGGCGAGCAGTCGCTATCAAAACTGCTGCGCCGCTTTATCCACAATATCGACGTGCCGGACGGCTTTTTCTTCCCGCGCATTACCGAAGACCAGAAGGAACGCGCGCTGTGGCTCGACACCCTGCCCTTGTCCGTGGCCGACAAGTTCACCCTGTCGCTGGTGCCGATCTCGAGCAAGGTGCCGTCCTTGCAGACGGCGTGGGAACACTGGTCGAAGAATCTGTCGCTCGGCAAGACCAGTACCTTGCGCCAGCATGCCTACGGCGGCGGCACGCAGAATTTGCAGCAGGTGGAAGACACCTGCCGCTACTACTCGGCATATGCCTGGCTCAGTTACCGCCTGCCGGAATTTTTCCCCGATATTGCGGTGGCGCAGAATCTGTCGCGCGATGCGTCGGAACGGGTCGACTCCATCCTGCGCGCACACAATGCCGCCTCGCGCGGAAAATCGAAGAAATTCCGCAGTTAA
- a CDS encoding T6SS effector amidase Tae4 family protein, protein MKPAFIKLRENYYSVAAVDQAALFGEIGWEDLIGKDSFINTCAIRISLALIKSGIKLKGRMAINKGPFKGALIEPGQAKLAHMLASPSLLGAPEKFARDAAIDGIGNRKGIVAFFRIPGYLGGAGGHIDILLPSTGVKVCGSECYWTCGEVWFWELR, encoded by the coding sequence ATGAAACCTGCATTCATCAAGCTGCGTGAAAACTACTACAGCGTGGCGGCCGTCGACCAGGCGGCCCTGTTCGGCGAAATCGGCTGGGAAGACCTGATCGGCAAGGACAGCTTCATCAACACCTGCGCCATCCGCATCAGCCTGGCCCTGATCAAGTCCGGTATCAAGCTCAAGGGCCGCATGGCGATCAACAAGGGCCCGTTCAAGGGCGCGCTGATCGAGCCGGGCCAGGCCAAGCTGGCGCATATGCTCGCCAGCCCCTCGCTGTTGGGTGCGCCCGAAAAATTCGCCAGGGACGCGGCCATCGACGGCATCGGCAACCGCAAGGGCATCGTGGCGTTTTTTCGCATTCCCGGCTACCTGGGCGGCGCCGGCGGCCATATCGACATCCTGCTGCCGTCCACCGGCGTCAAGGTGTGCGGCTCGGAATGCTACTGGACCTGCGGTGAAGTCTGGTTCTGGGAGCTGCGTTAA
- a CDS encoding Rap1a/Tai family immunity protein — protein sequence MRPLFFLFVLSLSCAHAFPTAPRLSGAQLLAQSQQDPRYAKGYLAGVADAAQGRLWCDTGRVKSVELDGIVIAGIKALPEPARQGDAARLAVAILASRFPCPHPPKNGRLR from the coding sequence ATGCGCCCACTTTTCTTCCTTTTCGTCCTCTCTTTATCGTGCGCCCACGCCTTTCCCACGGCGCCGCGCCTGAGCGGCGCGCAGCTGCTGGCCCAGTCCCAGCAGGACCCGCGCTACGCCAAAGGCTACCTGGCCGGCGTGGCCGATGCCGCGCAAGGCCGGCTGTGGTGCGACACGGGCCGTGTCAAATCTGTGGAGCTCGACGGCATCGTGATCGCCGGCATCAAGGCGCTGCCTGAGCCGGCACGCCAGGGCGACGCGGCGCGCCTGGCCGTGGCCATCCTGGCCAGCCGTTTCCCCTGTCCCCATCCACCAAAAAACGGGAGGTTGAGATGA
- a CDS encoding sigma-70 family RNA polymerase sigma factor has translation MLTRYYRELLNFLSRAVNDRHAAADLAQESYVRVLALQQSGEHVAEPRALLYRTARNLVIDRHRRGAVRGQAIDTDPGDEAGADFDTLSAPAASEPETAAMSAQGVEAMLAVIGELPLRCREAFILHKFDGLPQAEVARRMGISVTMVERHIKLAMQACRRCQDAQDGASPPSSP, from the coding sequence GTGCTCACACGCTATTACCGAGAACTGTTGAATTTCCTGTCGCGCGCGGTCAACGACCGCCATGCGGCGGCCGACCTGGCGCAGGAAAGCTATGTGCGCGTGCTGGCCCTGCAGCAGTCGGGCGAGCACGTGGCCGAACCGCGCGCCCTGCTGTACCGCACCGCGCGCAACCTGGTGATCGACCGGCACCGGCGCGGCGCCGTGCGCGGCCAGGCGATTGATACGGACCCTGGCGATGAAGCCGGCGCCGATTTCGACACCCTGTCCGCGCCCGCCGCCAGCGAACCGGAAACGGCCGCCATGTCGGCGCAAGGCGTCGAGGCCATGCTGGCCGTGATCGGTGAACTGCCGCTGCGCTGCCGGGAAGCGTTTATCCTGCATAAATTCGACGGCCTGCCGCAAGCGGAAGTGGCGCGCCGGATGGGCATTTCCGTCACCATGGTGGAACGCCATATCAAGCTGGCCATGCAGGCCTGCCGCCGCTGCCAGGACGCCCAGGATGGCGCGTCCCCACCTTCGAGCCCGTGA
- a CDS encoding FecR domain-containing protein encodes MNQPSPSDQSLSDLEQQALDWFARRERSLSTAEAAQFNAWLAANPAHGEAYARWHGDWARLDALPAAGVDQLRRRLAADKAIAAAPPSPARRHWLAALAPRAALATLALSASGGGILAWQHWRHLPVYEASFATARGQQQSVTLPDGSVLRLDTATRVAVTLYRERRVVRLLDGQAVFQVQGDAKRPFDVLAGAVRITVIGTRFSVRHTPGMACKDDVRVEVEEGRVSVVRNAAPDGAPAMLLTAGQRIGADNSGRLGAIGQVAARGIAPWREGRVSFDDTPLAQVLAEFERYGATRLVVRDAQVAQLGVTGTFDPLRLDNFMRVLPRVLPVALRRDGAVTEIVAAR; translated from the coding sequence ATGAACCAGCCATCGCCATCCGACCAATCCCTCAGCGACCTTGAGCAGCAGGCGCTGGACTGGTTCGCGCGCCGCGAGCGCAGCTTGAGCACAGCGGAAGCGGCACAGTTCAATGCCTGGCTGGCGGCCAATCCCGCCCATGGCGAGGCCTATGCGCGCTGGCATGGCGACTGGGCCCGCCTGGACGCCTTGCCGGCCGCCGGCGTCGACCAGCTGCGCCGCCGGCTGGCCGCCGACAAGGCCATCGCCGCGGCGCCGCCGTCGCCGGCGCGCCGCCACTGGCTGGCCGCGCTGGCGCCAAGGGCGGCGCTGGCCACCCTGGCGCTGTCGGCGTCGGGCGGCGGCATCCTGGCCTGGCAACACTGGCGGCATCTGCCCGTGTACGAGGCCAGCTTTGCCACCGCGCGTGGCCAGCAGCAATCCGTTACCCTGCCCGACGGCAGCGTGCTGCGGCTCGACACCGCCACGCGCGTGGCCGTCACCCTGTACCGCGAGCGCCGCGTCGTGCGGCTGCTCGATGGCCAGGCCGTGTTCCAGGTGCAGGGTGATGCAAAACGCCCGTTCGACGTGCTGGCCGGCGCCGTGCGCATCACGGTGATCGGCACACGTTTTTCGGTACGCCATACCCCTGGCATGGCCTGCAAGGACGATGTGCGGGTCGAAGTCGAGGAAGGCCGGGTCAGCGTGGTGCGCAACGCGGCGCCCGATGGCGCGCCGGCCATGCTGCTCACCGCCGGCCAGCGCATCGGTGCCGACAACAGCGGGCGCCTGGGGGCCATCGGCCAGGTGGCGGCCCGGGGCATCGCGCCGTGGCGCGAGGGCCGCGTCAGTTTCGACGACACGCCGCTGGCGCAGGTGCTGGCCGAATTCGAGCGCTATGGCGCGACCAGGCTGGTGGTGCGCGACGCGCAGGTGGCGCAACTGGGCGTGACGGGCACGTTTGACCCGCTGCGGCTCGATAATTTCATGCGCGTGCTGCCGCGCGTGCTGCCGGTGGCGCTGCGGCGCGACGGCGCCGTGACGGAAATCGTCGCGGCGCGCTGA